In Bradyrhizobium sp. WD16, the genomic stretch GCCGAAAACTTGGAGCTCAGCGAGGTGCCGAGGGAGTTCACGGCGGCGATGATGGCGAGCGAGATGCCGGCGGCGATCAGGCCGTATTCGATCGCGGTGGCGCCGGACTCGTCATTGAGGAAGCGAGCGACAAGATTCTTCATTGGGATGGCTCCGTATGTGCACTTGGCTGTCGAAACTGACGTTGGCTTCGGCAGCGGGTGGCTTGCCTTGACCATGGCCAACCATATGGGCCGACGATTGCAGCGTAGTTAATTCGAATGATGAAACAGGGCTTCTTGTCGCAGTTGTTGCGGACGGTTAACGCTGCGCTAAAGGGATACCGAACGCATCTCGGGGGCGCGAGAGTCTATGGTTTACTCGCGATTAAGTCCGCTCGATTACTGACATCGGAGCGATTTCCGAGGGACGCCTGATGGAAGGCCTGCTGCTCGAAGTGCTCACCATGATGGGCGACACGCTGCTGCACGTGGTGCCCATCACCCTCGTGCTCGCGCTGGTCTTCACCGTGCTCGGCCATTACTGGGCGTGTAATCCCGGCGAGCCGTGGTGGCGCAAGACGGATGTCATCACTGACGTCTGCTACTGGTTCTTCGTGCCGCTGTTCGCCCGGGTGCTGCGCATCGGGTTGCTGGTGGTCGGAGCTTCGGTGCTGTTCGACGTCAAGGGGCCCGACGCGCTGATCGCATTCTACGACAATGGCCACGGTCCGCTCACCCGGCTGCCGCTGGCCGTTCAGGGTGTGCTCTTCATCGTGGTCGCGGATTTCCTGCTCTACTGGAACCATCGGCTGTTTCATGGCGGCGCGTTCTGGAAGTATCACGCCATTCATCATTCCCCCGAGGAGGTCGACTGGATTTCCGCAGCGCGCTTTCACCCGGTCAATCTCGTGGTCGGCACCATCGCCGTCGACGTGATCCTGCTGATGGCCGGGATCTCGCCCAATGTGATGATCTGGGTCGGACCGCTGACCACGTTTCACTCGGCGTTCGTCCATGCCAATCTCAACTGGACGCTTGGTCCGCTCCGTTATGTGATCGCGACGCCGGTCTTCCATCGCTGGCACCACACGCCGACATCGGTCGGCGGCAACACCAATTTCGCGGGAAGCTTCCCGCTCTGGGATGTCATGTTCGGCACCTTCCGGATGCCGGCGGGCGAGCTGCCGCAGGCCTATGGTGTCGATGACGATCCGGTGCCGGCGGATTTTGGCGGTCAGCTGGTGCATCCGTTCCTGCGCTGAGATCCGGCGCGCTGACCGGGTGTTTGCAGTTCGTTCATGAATTAACGTCAGATTTGCCACGTCGGGTGCGGGCTCCGCTGGGTGTCGCTTCCGTCGGCTAGAGTCCCGGTTCTAACGTTCGTATGCTTTTGCAGCGACCACCTGTGCGAACGTTAGAGCCAAACTCGCTGCAATGCTGATACGAGCGTCAGATCCACTCCACGAGTGAGTGTCCCGGGGTAGAGTATGTTCCTCCTTGCCGCGCGCGGTCGCCGGGCGTTCCTCGCCAGGGTTGTCGTCACCGGACTGATTCTTGCGCCCGCGTCCTTGCGCGCTGCCGGTGGCGAAATGCAGATCGATGTGGCGGTCGATCAGGCCACGCTGGTCAAGCTGCCAGAGCGTATTGCAACGCTGGTGGTCGGAAATCCGCTGATCGCCGACGTTACGCTCCAGCCGGGCGGAATGATGGTCGTCACCGGCAAGGGTTATGGCGCCACCAACGTGATCGCGCTGGATCGCAGCGGGCAGGTGCTGTTCGACCGTAGAATTCTGGTGGCTGGTCCGGCCGACAACCTGGTCACCGTCTATCGCGGTGTCGAGCGGGAGAGCTATAGCTGCAACCCGGTCTGTCAGCGGCGTGTCACGCTCGGCGATGGCGGCACCTACTTCTCCGCGGCCTTGGATCAGGCGGGCTCGTTCGCCAATACTGCGGCCGGCAATGCCGTGGCTTCGGCGGCCAATGCTTCCGCCGCCGGCAACTCGTCGTCGTCATCCTCGTCATCGCCGCGCTGACGCCGGCCCGGTTAACGCCCGGTAAACGACAGTCGGGCTCGGCCCGACGGAACCGGCAAGCTTTCGACAATCAGTTTTCGCTAGTGTGGTGGATCTGACGCTCGTATCCGCGTTGCAGCGAATTCTCCGTACGCGCGTCAGATCCAAAACCACACTAGTGTGAGGCCTGATCAAGCCTTGCAGTCGGTACGATATGTCATCCTGGTCTCGAAAGTCTGCCGGAGCCCTTATTCGCCGCTTCCGCGCCGAGCGCCGCGGTTCGGCAGTGGTGCAGTTCGCCTTCGTGGCACCGCTGTTCTTTTGCATGCTGTTCGCGATCATCGAGGTGGCGCTGATCTTCTTCGCCAACCAGTATCTCGAGACCGCGACCCAGGATTCGGCGCGTCTGATCCTCACCGGACAGGCCCAGACCGCCAACTACGACAAGACCAAGTTCAAGAACGACTTCTGCTCGCGCATCGTCGCGTTGTTCGATTGCGCCAACGGCATCTATATCGACGTCAACGTCTATCAGTCCTTCTCGGGCATCACGATGAACAATCCGGTCGATGCCAGCAAGAATTTCGATGCCAGCGGATTGAGCTACAATCCCGGGGCCCCCGGCGACATCGTCGTCGTCCGGGTCTTCTATCAATGGCCGCTGTTCGTCACCGGGCTCGGCTTCAACGTCGCCAATCTCGCCGGCAACAAGCTGCTGCTGACGGCCACCGCCGCCTTCCGCAACGAGCCCTACGGCAATTGAAAGCGGGGCGGTCCATGTCCGGTCTGTCGTCTCGGATCAATCAGAATGCGCGGCGCTTCCGCCGCGACGCCGGCGGCGCCTCGGCGGTGGAGTTCGCCATCATCCTGCCGATGATGCTGGTCCTGTTCTTCGGTACCGTCGAACTCTCCAACGGCGTTGCCGTGGACCGCAAGGTGACCCTGACCGCGCGGACCCTGTCCGACCTCGTTTCCCAGGCCTCGACCGTCGCCGACAGCGACTTCACCAACTCCTTCGACGCCAGTTCGTCGATCATGACGCCCTATTCTTCGGGGCCGGTGAAGGCGATCATTTCGGAGGTGAAGGTCGATTCCGCCGGGGTGGCGACAGTCGCCTGGAGCAAGTCTCGTAACGCCACGGCGCGGGCCCCGGGGTCGTCGGTGACCCTGCCCGCGGCCCTCGCGGTCCCGAGCACGTATCTGATCTGGAGCGAGGTCAGCTATACCTACACGCCGGTGGTTGGCTATGTGCTCAAGACCGGACTTACTCTGAGCGACCAGTTCTTTACCCGGCCGCGCCAGTCGGCCTGCGTCCTCTATAGCCAGAGCGTCTGCCCCTGAGCCGGCCACGGTCGGCCGCCATGCAGCGGGGCCGCCAAATGGCCGTCCTCAACAGCGAAAGGCCGCACCGGAGGTGCGGCCTTTCTCATATTGGGCTTGATAAGGTCGTTCAACGCGGCCGGATCATGCTCCGGCCAGGTCGGGCATCAGCCCGCGGCGCGCAGATTGTCGGCCGACGACTTGCCGGAGCGGCGATCAGCCACGATCTCGTAGGAGATCTTCTGGCCTTCGCGCAGCGTGCCCAGGCCAGCGCGCTCGACGGCGCTGATGTGCACGAAGACGTCATTGCCGCCGTCGTCCGGCTGAATGAAGCCATAACCCTTGGTCGCGTTAAACCACTTCACGGTTCCCATGCTCACGGGGGTAGTTCCCTTCTCAGATAGATGTAGTCAAGCTCATAGTCATACGAGCGGGTGAATCGAATTTTGGAAGGGTCGTCAGCGTTACCCGGCTGTACCGGTGGATAGCCAATGTCGTCCGGCCGAAAATCGATGCCTTAATCATAAGGGAAATCGGCGGGTCAAACAATCCTGACGTGCGCTTTTTTGGCGGCTACTCAAAAGCCGCCACGCCCCGCACGCCGATGGCGTGCAGGACATGACCAGGAAGGTCTCTCGTGCGGTGGATCTGACGCTCGTATCAGCATTGCAGCGAATTCGTCGTACGGGCGTCAGATCCAAAACCGCACTAGAATCATATCGATGCAGGTGCCCCTCTGTTTCCAACGTTCGTATGAGCAGCTGCTGCGTTGGAAACAGGACACTAGTTCCCGCGTTTCAGCGGCGACGGAATTGGCCGCGAGGCGGCCCGCTGCGCGGCGGTCCGCCGCTCGGACGTTCGTCCTTGTGGCGGAAGATCAGCCGGCCCTTCTCGAGATCGTAGGGCGACATCTCGACAGTGACGCGGTCGCCGGCCAAGGTCTTGATGCGGTTTTTCTTCATCTTCCCGGCAGTATAGGCCACGATTTCGTGGCCCGCGTCGAGCTGGACGCGGTAGCGGGCATCGGGAAGGATTTCGGTGACCAGCCCTTCAAACTGGATCAGTTCTTCTTTCGCCATGGGTTCTCCGGAACGGGATATCTGTCGAATTTACGCGTGGTGATCAAGCCTGCGGATGGCGCTGGCGTCGCGGCCGGCTGTCGCGATGCAGAAACGCCACACCCTGAATGCCGTCGCCGTGGGAGCGGCCCTCGGGCCGGTTGCCTTCAGGCCGAGGCGAATTTGCTGCACCGCCGCGACGGCGACGCTTGCCGCTGCCGGGAGCGCCCTGAGCGGAGCGGTTTCCGGAGCCGTGCCCCGAGCCGTGTCCCGATGCCTGGCCGGAAGCGGCCTGCCCGCCTCCCTGGCCGCCGCCGTGCTGACCGGACCGTTGACCCTGCGGCCGGCCCTGTTGGCCATGTCCTTGTCGCTGTCCCTGTCGCTGCGGCGCAGCGCTGTCGCGCTGTCCTGGGGTGCGGCGATCCTCCCGCGGCAATGTCGTACGGATCAGCTTTTCGATATCGCGCAGATAGGCCATCTCCTCGCCGGCGCAAAGGGAGATCGCAATGCCATCGGCGCCGGCACGGGCGGTGCGGCCGATGCGGTGAACGTAAGTCTCGGGGACGTTGGGCAGGTCGAAATTGACGACATGGCTGACGCCGTCGACATCGATGCCGCGGGCTGCGATGTCGGTCGCCACCAATGTGCGAATCTCGCCGGAGCGGAAGGCGGCGAGGGTGCGCTCACGATGGTTCTGCGACTTGTTGCCGTGGATCGCCTGGGCGGCGATGCCGGCCTTGGCGAGGCCCTTCACCACCTTGTCGGCGCCGTGCTTGGTGCGGGTGAAGACCAGCGCCCGGTTGACCGGCTCGTCCTGGAGGATCTGGGCGAGCGTCGCCGGCTTGGCGGCGTGATCGAGCTGGATGATGCGCTGGCTGACACGCTCGGCGGTCGAAGCCACCGGGGTGACTGCAACGCGCGCCGGGTCGCGCAGCATGCTGTTGGCGAGTTCTGCGATGTCCCGCGGCATGGTCGCCGAAAAGAACAGGGTCTGGCGCTTGATCGGCAGCTTGGCGACGATCTTCCGGATGTCGTTGATGAAGCCCATGTCGAGCATGCGATCGGCTTCGTCGAGCACCAGGAATTCAACGCTCGACAGTCGCAGTGCGTTGCCCTGGACAAGATCGAGCAGCCGGCCCGGGGTCGCCACCAGGATTTCCACGCCCTGCATCAGGGCCCGGACCTGACGGCCCATGGGGACGCCGCCAATGGCGAGCGCATTCGAGGTGCGCAGGTGACGGCCATAGGCGTTGAAGCTGTCGAGGATCTGGCCGGAGAGCTCGCGGGTCGGGCTCAGCACCAGCACGCGGCAGGTCTTCGGTTGCGGCCGTGTCCGGTTGTCCAGCAGGCGATGGAGGATCGGCAGTGCGAAAGAGG encodes the following:
- a CDS encoding Flp family type IVb pilin, with translation MKNLVARFLNDESGATAIEYGLIAAGISLAIIAAVNSLGTSLSSKFSAISSSLK
- a CDS encoding TadE/TadG family type IV pilus assembly protein; this encodes MSGLSSRINQNARRFRRDAGGASAVEFAIILPMMLVLFFGTVELSNGVAVDRKVTLTARTLSDLVSQASTVADSDFTNSFDASSSIMTPYSSGPVKAIISEVKVDSAGVATVAWSKSRNATARAPGSSVTLPAALAVPSTYLIWSEVSYTYTPVVGYVLKTGLTLSDQFFTRPRQSACVLYSQSVCP
- a CDS encoding sterol desaturase family protein, whose protein sequence is MEGLLLEVLTMMGDTLLHVVPITLVLALVFTVLGHYWACNPGEPWWRKTDVITDVCYWFFVPLFARVLRIGLLVVGASVLFDVKGPDALIAFYDNGHGPLTRLPLAVQGVLFIVVADFLLYWNHRLFHGGAFWKYHAIHHSPEEVDWISAARFHPVNLVVGTIAVDVILLMAGISPNVMIWVGPLTTFHSAFVHANLNWTLGPLRYVIATPVFHRWHHTPTSVGGNTNFAGSFPLWDVMFGTFRMPAGELPQAYGVDDDPVPADFGGQLVHPFLR
- a CDS encoding cold-shock protein, producing the protein MSMGTVKWFNATKGYGFIQPDDGGNDVFVHISAVERAGLGTLREGQKISYEIVADRRSGKSSADNLRAAG
- a CDS encoding pilus assembly protein N-terminal domain-containing protein codes for the protein MFLLAARGRRAFLARVVVTGLILAPASLRAAGGEMQIDVAVDQATLVKLPERIATLVVGNPLIADVTLQPGGMMVVTGKGYGATNVIALDRSGQVLFDRRILVAGPADNLVTVYRGVERESYSCNPVCQRRVTLGDGGTYFSAALDQAGSFANTAAGNAVASAANASAAGNSSSSSSSSPR
- a CDS encoding TadE/TadG family type IV pilus assembly protein, whose product is MSSWSRKSAGALIRRFRAERRGSAVVQFAFVAPLFFCMLFAIIEVALIFFANQYLETATQDSARLILTGQAQTANYDKTKFKNDFCSRIVALFDCANGIYIDVNVYQSFSGITMNNPVDASKNFDASGLSYNPGAPGDIVVVRVFYQWPLFVTGLGFNVANLAGNKLLLTATAAFRNEPYGN
- the infA gene encoding translation initiation factor IF-1 encodes the protein MAKEELIQFEGLVTEILPDARYRVQLDAGHEIVAYTAGKMKKNRIKTLAGDRVTVEMSPYDLEKGRLIFRHKDERPSGGPPRSGPPRGQFRRR
- a CDS encoding DEAD/DEAH box helicase, with translation MTSFQDFGLADPIARALKEENYVTPTPIQAQTIPLALSGRDVVGIAQTGTGKTASFALPILHRLLDNRTRPQPKTCRVLVLSPTRELSGQILDSFNAYGRHLRTSNALAIGGVPMGRQVRALMQGVEILVATPGRLLDLVQGNALRLSSVEFLVLDEADRMLDMGFINDIRKIVAKLPIKRQTLFFSATMPRDIAELANSMLRDPARVAVTPVASTAERVSQRIIQLDHAAKPATLAQILQDEPVNRALVFTRTKHGADKVVKGLAKAGIAAQAIHGNKSQNHRERTLAAFRSGEIRTLVATDIAARGIDVDGVSHVVNFDLPNVPETYVHRIGRTARAGADGIAISLCAGEEMAYLRDIEKLIRTTLPREDRRTPGQRDSAAPQRQGQRQGHGQQGRPQGQRSGQHGGGQGGGQAASGQASGHGSGHGSGNRSAQGAPGSGKRRRRGGAANSPRPEGNRPEGRSHGDGIQGVAFLHRDSRPRRQRHPQA